Below is a window of Nicotiana tabacum cultivar K326 chromosome 19, ASM71507v2, whole genome shotgun sequence DNA.
GGTTGTGTGAAGGTTCGCTACCCCTACAATCTCCGTTATACGGCCGATATCGATCCTTGTTTGACCTTGGTTCTCGGTTGATATCCCTTTTAATATCGGACCCAGAACCCAACTGGTCGTCCTcaactcttattttggattgataccgattgtgcacattggcccaagtaatagctgggtactcaatcaggttatgcttcagccgccgtgaagccatcgagcttcgttcgtttagaccttgagtgaaagcttgaacagcccaatcgtctgtaactggtggtagatccattcgatccatttggaaacgagatacgaattctcttagcatctcgttatccttttctCTTACCTTGAATAGgcccgacttcctggtctcgacctttatggccccagcatgtgcttttatgaaagaatctgcaagcatagcaaaagaatcgatagagttagacggtaaattatgatatcatatcattgctccctttgacagggtttcaccgaatgttttcaataatacagattcgatctcatcgtcctctagatctttccctttgatggcacatgcgtaagaggtgacatgttcgttggggtcggtcgtttcattatatttaggaatctcgggcaagcgaaacttctttgggatcggtttaggaCCCGTGCTcgggggaaaaggcttttgtacgaattttttggaatctaagcccttcaatatcggtggtgcccgaTCAACCCTGTagttatatgtttccactttCTTGTCGTTTACCTTGATCCTCCTTTCTCCCGactctattcgttttgtcagttcttcgagcaTATTAGCAATTTCGAGATTAGTCCCCAATTCTTGCTCGATTGACTGGGCTCGAGTCTggtcggtgcctgggtttggctctgcaactgggctattgcttcttgttgagcttgcaacatctcgaagatcatacgcaagctgattccgttttcctcagcgttttgggtatttcgagctgcagaccgagttccaccatgaatgttaTTTTCAGGGTCGGAATGTTGGTTCACCTCGACGGACGCATGCGAATTGACGTCTATTGGCTCTTCGACCCGAACTCCAACGGGATCGACGAGTGGCCTTCGACCCCCAGGGgttaagttgttgttctcatcttgaaggctagcttcgttgtcgataggtaggtCCATTAATTGAGAATTCATCGCTttcaacctgaaatcaaagatacttccatGAGCAAGTGTAAAATGGTATGTTTTGTAGAGATTCGTACCaaacaaccactgttatccttagtcccacagtgggcaccaaactgtttacccgaaaaacagatagagttgaatttatacgtagttctaaggatacgtggtataacttggcacaaatcggAAAGTGAGTAGAAATATATTGAGTATTGACTATATAAAGAATGAAATACGAACCAAACTGAATGGAAAATGGTTTATGAACAAGCAAGACGAATCAATATACAAAACCTAAAAAAGGATAATCTCTATATGAATATCAGTATGTTTTTCTCTGTGAATATCAATAATCAATAATATGAGAGTGTATCAATGCCTTAATGTGGATCTCTTACAGAAATAATAgtcatccctcttatagtggagggatcctactttggatataattaaaaacaTAGTTGGGAACCTATGATAAAATAGTTTTTccctaattcccgccgagattctctctccTTAGTGCGACTGTAACGGCTCCTGtcccttggctcgatcttgatcggacttggTATTGGTTGGTTTTCAGATTTAGAGCCCGATATTGACTCgggctcgatattgactcgggaCCCGGTATTAACTTGGGCTTGGTATTTGTCGGTCTCTGGCTCTCAAGCTCGATAACGCCGTttcgcatcatagttcgatttggattcgagctcggtAATGACTTCGAGTTCGGTATTTGATCGGTCCCAGAAATTTGAGCTCGGTAACCTGGTTTCGGATCTCATACCTGATatcttcggtccattatgttccaatcttgactaatcatacgaaggtcgacaccgattttgaccgtatagaTAGTTAATTATATCTATTGCTGCTTCTTCCTTACGGTATTCTTATTCCATTTTCTTGTGTTTGTCGAACTTTCTACCAGTAATTTATTATTCTTACATAACTTAGTTGTCAACTTACAATATTCGATCACTGGGTTGCGTTAGCATAAAATATACGTAAATGTAATTACCAAATTCTCACCTTCTACCCTCCCTCATTCTAAACTACTCATTTTACCCCTTATTAATATTAAATTTATAACTAGAACAATGTCTATGATGTTTCAGACTACACgttaaaaaaaatctttatttATTCACAGATTattgcccaaaaaaaaaaaatttctttcttaAATTACATTATCAATCAAACATCTTCATATAAAATACGTTTGGGACAAAAAGTACATTTTAAGTGAATGATAGTGTTGAAAATTTAGACTATCATCCTATTTTCCAAAAGTTAAAACCGTCTAAAATTTGGACGCAAGCATTGGAGCATAAAAAGCGCAAAATAACCCCTCGATTTTGAAAACATGCACAGCTAGAAATACtttcataaaaaataaagtaCAAATTTCTCTATAATagctttttttaaatattattttattattataacGAAATATTGTTAttgagaacatatattataacataacataaataattaattttaagaaaaacttgactatgataataaaatattgttATTAAGAATGATAGTTATGGAAAAGTTTGAGGGTACTCCTTTAGTTAGTGTCGAGAGGATGGCTAGCTCCGCCTAGCTCATGGTATAATTAAGCGCAAAAACATTATGGTTGGTAAGTTGTGAAGTTTACGCTTAGCTGAAATGACAGCCCGTTGGATTGTCGCCAAGTAAGTTGTTAGTACAGTGACCAGAACATGTTAATTGAACCACTTCGATTATTAGAGCTTAGCTCCCCATGCATACACCTTAGTCGAGGCATAGCAACGCGAAAAGAACAATAATCTAATTTGAAACTGTAATATTTTATTAGTTGCCACAAACAATGATATCACACTCATAGAAAGTAACTAGGAGTAATAAAGAAAGTTGTAGGTCGGCACTCAAATAAATAGAACATTTTCTTCTTAAGAAAATCCAGATTGTTAACATATTGGTGTATAGTAGTTGCATAAATAAAAGGATAACCAAAGCTTAATACATGTCATCAtttaaccaaatatatatatatatgctatctTTCTGTGCAGGTTTATCAACAACActagaaaagaagaggaaaaaacaaataaaattttcatttgtttctcaTCCAATATACATTTGTTTTTTTTCCCCCTTCCTTTTCTTGTAGATGCTCTATTCCTCAAGAAGATGTGTTACCCAGTGGCGAAGCCAATAAATTCTCCAaaggtgttcaaacttgaaataagtaaAACAAATTCTCTGATAtagggtgttcaatatatgttatatacctccAAAAcctaatatatattttttatacacaatataatttttcgacgaaagATGTAAATTGACCACTCTTAGGAGCATTACCCCCACCCCACTCCTCTTAGGGGCTGAGCTATAATGTTGATTACGTGTTCGGACGAATTCAGtaactttttttaaattttgtatttgtattaaaaaattcattaattaCGTATAAATATCTGATTGTAAACCTAATAAATAAAACGATGACATAATAACAAATTCAGAATTTATAAACTTTAAATTGTGGCTATGCATCTGCCTCTCTCCCCTCTACCTTAAGGGTTTGCAGCTGTCGAATCCCTCTCTCCTCTTATAACATTTTTATTTGTTAAACATATTAGCCAAAACAATAGCTATAAACATCACTAAGCTATATTTGTTCCAGAGGAGGTGTTGTCACAATGACTCTAGAAATGCCACAATAGTGCTGCTAATTTCATATGCACTATCAAGGGCTAATGCTGTTCGTTGTTGCTGCAGCACATGGAGTGATGGAGATAAGTTAAGAAATTAAAATTAACAACTTTTACGTAAGTATCAATGTCGGAGCTACAGTCTGTCCAACTGCTGTTCTTTCCaagtctttctttctctctttttttccaactATAATTTGCTATTGTGCTTCCAAGTAGAAAACTCTCacttttttggtttcttttcaaCATTATTCCATTTAATGTTATAACTGAAGGCGAAAGCATTTCGCATATCCCATTTTATGTGAAGGGGATCGAACTAATAAGAGGGTCACAACACAGTTTTTTAAAGTGAATTagttttttctgattttatttaaatatatatatatatatatatatatatatatatatatatatatatatatatatatatatatatatatatatataaaacattattataagaagtaaaaaaaaagaatgaaatttttctattttcttgacAAGACAAAATAATGAGGGTGGAGAACAAAATCTTCCATAAAATGCCACCTTGGTATTTTAAGTACGTAGTTCATTTGACATGCCTACTTCACTTGCCTGCTAGATTTAATGGGTTTCCAGACTAGATTTATTTTCTGGGTAGCCAGCTAAAAATTCAGTAATTTTAACGTGACAAAAATTAATTTAGTGACAATTTAATAGAAAAATCATAACTTGGACGATCTTAAGATAATAAGAATTGGTTAAATGAATTTTGCAAAAAATGATTGATGACCATTTTGTATACGGGTAAACCGGGCCCACTGAACACCTCGATTTTCCGGTAAGTCAAACGGAGCAGGAACGTGACCGTAATGAATCGGAGCCAGAGCGAGGAGCCCCTCGTATCGGGGCTCGGGCAAAACACCTGACCTCGAGGATATCAGGGTCATGTCCTCCGGGTCCGGTTTGAGGATCAAAACTTCGGAGAGCACTACCAAACAACTGCACACGACTAATAAAGGGTCGTGATGTCCGTgaccaaccggatatcacggcgtgaatctcggcccGTATCGGCTGAAAACCAGTGATTAGCAAAataaaagatttttacctttcttagaattgtacttagggtaaagcTTATTATTCATGTGACACATTGTAACTCGCATATCAAAGCAATTTATTTCAATTCTCTTTGTTGTTTaaagttcttacttttgttcTTAAGTTCTTCATAAGTACAAGTTCGGAATCGAGGGCAGGTTCCTCATCGAGCCATCAACCGAGCTCGGAATCACCCTTATCATTGGTTTGGCCATTTATTACGTCTTTCATTTGCTTAATCTAACGTcattaatcacttgtattgaattagtttacatatccttaaaatcacatataaattcagttgttatccgtttttttagggtaaacacatttaaaaaaattataagcgTAATTTTTCATGATGCTAATTACGATTAATTATTCATGAGATTTGATGTATCTCCCAAAAAATAAAGATATAGAAGGTTTGAAGATTGAATAGAAGTATATGAAAGTGACTTAATGAATACTTAAAGAAAAAGTCGAAAAAAGATGTGTTGCTAAAACCTTTCGAACGTAAAATCATGTCCATTGGAACCATATATATGTGGAAAATCGCTGAGATAGGCATGGACCCAAATGCTTGCACGCAAGGTTACAAGAAAATTGACAGTTTCTCTATGTCCGTACATCAATTCTTATTTAATTGCCAGACTTGGTGTGAAACCAAAATATGCCACCTTTCCTTGACCCCAAAATGATAGAGGCAGTCCATTCAATATTGAGAATAAGAAATACTGCCTCcttcaaaaatagttttgaaaTGCTATTTGTTCAACTTTAATTTAGATTATATACAAGTTACTttcttttaaaagtaaaaatattcaTACTCCTGATGGTCCCAAATATTAGTTGTAGGTTTTGTaaattatttatttcaaaatacttgaggttttaaaaaataagaaatcatTTGTTATTTTTTCTCATATATTCTTGCTTTTAGTGTTTTAAGTAGAGAGTAGTAATCAAGTGAAATGcttaaagaagaaataaagagtAGTATGAAAAAATACTCTTATGATTAAGGTTATTAAATGTATTTCTTAAAGGATGTAAAAAGATATAAAAAGACATATAACATGAACAAGAGGTAGTACTTTCATAAATCGAATCGGAATTACTATAACTTGCAAATTTTTCTTATTTGGAAACAACAGAATAATAGGTTAATTAAGAACCTTGGTCGAAGTTCGTTTTGACTTTTCGAAAACCTAATGGAAACGCCATTTCGAGATAGAGAGGTATAggataaaatcaaaagaaaaaatagcTTAGAATTAAAGCACCTAATTTGGCCGTGCAGTGGAATCGTGGTGTGGACAATCAAAGTGGGAAAGCATAAGAAGTTTGAGAATGAGAATCCGATGTCATAATCAAAGTTGCCCTATTCGACGATTTTGACTAGGTAGATGTTGTATTACAAGATTCTTATGCATTATCCATGCCATTTTCCCAGTATTCCTAGGTTTTTTCCTTCTTCTAAGTTCGTTCTTCCCATTGTCATTCATGACGTTTTGATTTTAgtattaaaaataaagaaaaaaacaagagatagatgaTGCCTTAAAGATTAGAAACGAAATATGAGTGTTCATTTTAAGAATAATTACTGTCCATGTACAACGATAATTACTTTGCCGCAATTTCAAATAAGTTGAGTTTTATTTACTGTTCATGTAAAATAGAAAATTCCGTCTTGCTATTCACGTCGTAATTGATGTGCAAATGGCTTTCACAAAGAATGCGTTTTCAATATGTTATCGAGGGAAAATGTTCTTCTGAAGCTTTAAGGGGTGCAAAATGACTATTTTTACATAAtcgaaaacaaacaaaaaaagaaaaagaaaaaaaaaacaattagacCAGACGCTGGATGGTATGATTTGAAGGATGGATTTTCCTTAGTTACTTCCGTTATACGGTactccttccggtccacaatAGGTTAccattttacttttttattttgatctaaaataagtgttcatttacataatcaagaaggaattaattttattttttcaaaatttgcccttatttacatatttcAATGTGTCaagataataattaattaaggttaatttGGTAAATACATCTTTTTTTCACTAGAAGTTCATATTTACTTAATGTGTGTGCCAAAGGTAAATTGATCACTTGTTGTGGACCGAAGGGAGTAATAAAATAAAGATGAGAAGTTATTAGCATGCAGTCATTTGCATTGAACTTAAGAGAGTAAATTTCATGGGTGGTCAtccaactttgtgttcattacccaaaagtcatttttctttcttttattacgtaaaagtcattcaactttgtgttcattacccaaaagtcacttttctttttattttgttacacaaaattctttttactatgctctagttatcacaataATCACTTTGACCAGATTTTacaaatatttcacataaaaagtctattatgcccttgacattataaatcctctcatttatgtaataccttctatattatatgcTATATAATATCATTTTTTcaagtattttatttataattaaaataacttaatattattttatttattatttttataatatattcgtacatttaattttttcttaatattaattttcaagatatataagTAGCATTATTTAATTTGCCAGTAACATTACCATGGATCTCAAGTCCACGTTCTTAATCATgcttaataaaatatgtttaataaaaattaaaaaatcaaagcTCATTGATTTATCAGCCAAGCCATACCcattaatttaataataaaatacCCACATTTAGCAAAATGAGACATCAtattaatactttcaaataaataatattaacagataaagctttaaaaaacttaatattaaattcaaatatctttgaaactttttttataattttattgactataaaaaactatcatttgttaaacaaatccgtttttattattttcaataagtattaaaaaaataaatttcttttatcatttttatatttaaaatatgtttatgtttgaatatgattaaacaaattgagtgtcatgaaaaaattaaatatatggatatattattaaaataattaaaataatttaaatttattttaattataagtaaaatacctaggtaaaaatatattatagtatataatataaaaGGCATTACACAAATGAGAGGATTAATGTAAAggacataatagacttttcaagtaaaagtattataattctgaaaaatataatttttgtgataaatagagtaaagtaaaataattttatgtaacaaaagaaagaaaagtgaaacaCAAATTTGGATGATCATGAAATTTACTATAACTTAATAACTTGGAGTACAATAAATATATATGCATCGGTCCCAAGTCCCAAGAAACTATCACTTTGTGGGCCAACTAAGCCTAACTACTCACCAGGAACACTAGGGTTTTCATAGAAATGCAAAACCGAGAAAACAACAAAGGTCCAAAGAAATACTATGAAATAAGTTTTCAATGAAGTTCATGCTTTAAATTTACGACTTACTACCTGTTAAGCAATTAACATATTCGTGGGAAAAAAACATCATATACCGTTGATCCAAGACAAAAAAGTTTTCTAACAAAACAAAGAGAGTTGTACATTAGGCTcatgaaaataaggaaaattaCCTGCAATAATATATTTTAAAACCTTTAAACTATTAATATATACGTAAtgtaatactccctccgtttcaatttaaatgacacattttttttattaGTCTATTCTAAAAATAATGATgcatttctatatttagaaataatttttactttaaactttttattttatctaCTTTGTCattaatgaaaagcttttattGTCATACAAATATTATGGTCTGGCAAAGCTTTTATCCTCTAACCTTTTGGGACAACATgtttcaaaaagtttttttttttcttgaacgTTATGCCATGTACTAGTTTAATTTCTCAACGGTGGACGTAACTTTGCTCATCAAGGTGAAATGCTTAACTGATTAACCTGTAAATGAAATAAACGAAGCCCAACTACTCATTCTAATTTCAAATCAATTATTACtgagtaaataaaaaaaaatctctaACAATGAACAATAAATGAtgcaacaaaataataataaatgaccCCACCCCCCATCTCTCGTGTATCTCTGGGTCCCTCCAAAAAATCCTCAATAAATAGCGACTTGTGGAGACCTCATGAGCACCAGATCATTGAGTGTGTCCTTCGAActtcaaaaaaagaaaatttagaGCAATTCCTTTTTGATAATTCCAAGGAAAATTTCTAGCTATTTAGCTATTTGTTCTCTTTGCCAATTTCTTCATATCTTCATAGTGTCGACATGGTGTGCCCAAATAGCAATCCAGTAGTACAACAAGTGTGTGAATTATATGAACAGATCTCGAGATTGGAGAACCTTAGCCCTTCCAAAGATGTCAACATACTGTTTACAAAGCTTGTTCACACGTGCATGCCCCCTAATCCCATTGATGTTTCAAAACTCTGTCAAAAAATTCAAGAAATTAGGTCTCATCTCATCAAACTATGTGGTGAAGCTGAAGGTCTTTTAGAGAGTCACTATTCCAAGATTCTTGGCTCTTTTGAAAACCCCCTTCACCATCTTGACATTTTCCCATATTTTGACAATTACATCAAACTCAGCTTGCTTGAGTTCAACATCCTTACCAAAAATACTACAAAACCCCCAAACAAAATAGCATTTATTGGATCAGGCCCTCTCCCTCTCACTTCTCTTGTTTTGGCTACTAAACATCTTACAACTACATACTTTCACAACTATGATATTAGTTCTGAGGCTAATTCCCTGGCATCTCGTCTCGTGGCATCCGATCCTGACTTGTCTGATCGGATGACTTTTCACACGACGGATGTCATGGATGTAACGTGTGCCCTGAAGGACTACGATGTAGTCTTCTTGGCCGCGTTGGTTGGTATGGATAAGGAAGAGAAAGTTAAGTTTGTCGATCATCTGGCTAAGTATATGGCTCCAGGGGCAACCCTGATGCTCAGGAGTGCACATGATGCGCGCGCTTTTCTATATCCTGTTCTTGATCCTCGTGATCTCAGAGGATTCGAGGTGCTTTCGGTGTACCATCCAACGGATGAGGTGATTAATTCTGTGGTCATAGCTCGTAAGTTGCCATTGCCTTGTGTTCAACCACTTGATGGACTTGGATCCTATGTGTTACCTAGCAAATGTGCTTGTGCTGAAATTCATGCCTTCAATCCACTCAACAAGATAAACTTGATTGAGGAATTTGCATTGGAGGAGTAAAAATTATCTATTGAAATAATTGTTTCTGAAGCTAGCATGTGTTTTTAATTAATGGTTTGATGATCTATGAGTTGATTATATTATGTCCCCCAGCTCATAGAGTTTAATTAAACCCTATcatttctatttttaattatgaAGTCCTTAATTTCTTGTATCTCTAACTGTTTTGATCCGCTAGGAGATCATTGTGTCCCATTTGTGTGTCCCTTTGTGTCAGCTTCAAGAAGAATAAGGCATGACCTTTTTGAGGCCTTTGTTTCACTTACTAAAGGATATATTGTATCATCTTACGTTTATCTGTATGAATACAATCATAAGATGTTTTGTGCAAAAGCTAGCCCTTTGCAAATCTTCTTGATTTCCTTCCCAATCTTGTTCTGCTCAatataattttcatttttttattacaTTTGAGGATCAGGAAGGGGAAGGAACGAGGAAGATAAAGAATTGAACTCACACCTATTATGTGGGAGACTCATTTAGATATTTGCTTCAAGTAATTCTTGTTTTTGATTCAGAATCCCCTACCCCCACTCCCATCACCctggaagaaagaaaaaacaaaaaggtaattaAACATATAAAAGCCAAGCGATATTCCCAATAATCACTTGTAAATTAAAACTATAAATTTTGAGCAAAATCTTTTTCATTCACTTTCTTTACTTAAATACGGAGCAATGCGCATTTTCTTTTTGTAATGGTGGTGTTCCTGTCAATTTGTGAGTATCTACTGTCTACTTGATCATGTCAGTTTGTTATTACGGTTTGTGCACCTTAATCATTCTATCGGGTATCTACTATCTTCTACAAACACAAATATTGATCAATTTGCGAACCAAGATTTTGGCAAATGAGATTGTGAACCTCAATTGTCTTACTAATCTACTTGATATTCGATATCTTGCACTCATAAGTCAGAGTTATATTTATAGTAACCGCTTGGTACATCCCATAACACTTCCCAACCGGCGTTACAACTTACAAGAGTTCGGTTGTAAcgatcaaagaaaaagaaaagaagaagaaaaaggaaagaaagtgaAACCTTGCACggttttgattttattattatatgaTGTCAAGGAAGAAATTGAGAGAAAACGGCCAATTGAACTTTCCACTTACATTCTTGCACACCAGTACAGAAAAAGTTTCTAACTGTTACTTCCAGAGTGATATCATGtcttttatctttttcttattGCTTCCACTCTTCTTTCAATTTTCGCCTACTTTCTGTTATTTTCAGATGTTGAATGGACAAACGAATCTGATCACTTATATCATGAGTTGAGTGGAAGAGAAAGCTGAAGGGGCCATTTGAGGATAaaaccaaaataaagaaaaagatagTCAATAAGAAGAAGACTACAATTATATCTTTCAACTCCATAAACTCTAGTCAATTCAAACAGTGCCTCTTGTTACATCTCTTGATTTTATGTTTGTCTTGAGGTGATGAGAAATTGATTTAATTTTGTCTATATATTTTCCTTCCATCACATCATAAAAAAGTTAATAAGTCCATATTTTTGGCTAAAAAAAATGTATTAAACATTTATCAATCAGACATACCATATCCACAAATTGGCATGTCATTTAGCTATAAGCATATATCATTCAGTCTATCATGGGGATATATTGATATTCCCTGTCAATTATGTCTTGAAGGATGTAACATATATGTTTGTACTTTCGCTTCATTGTTTTTCCCAAAGGCGGATAATGAATATTAAGATCTCGTGGGACAGCAATttgaacaaataataataagaataacaacaataataatattataaatattactcatctgtttcaatttagaagatatactttccttattagtccatTCCAGAAAGAATAACACATTTCTtcaattgaaaataattcaactttaaactcttcattttacccttaatgagaaggtTTTATTATAACTACAAAGTTTTtatcccttaagcttttaagacaaCAAGTTTCaaagtcttttcttttttcttaaactccgtgtcaaGTCAaattacctcatctaaattgaaacggagtgaTATTTAATATGGCAAAGgatcaaatatacccctctactttctaaaatggtctaagaatacctctcgttatactattgggttatctatacccctgcatactttgggttcaaatatacccctcatttaaacggagggacacgtggcATCGtcatgttggtcaattctaaatatctcctaattaattaaaaagacccattaTCCATAcctgaaaaataatattttttgtaaaaactaaaaaaaaaaactaaaaacacatttttactaaaaaaaaatgattttttttttttccagttttttacaaaaaataactgctttaaaaaactgaaaaatattttctaaaataatatttttgtaaaaactgaaaaacaaaactgaaaagcaattttctaaagcaattaaaaactgaaaaaaactgaaatatttttaactaaaaactgaaaaaaaaaagaaaatatttgttttttcagtttttacaaaaacattgctttagaaaattgattttcagctctttttttcagtttttacaaaaatattgttttagaaaatatttttcagcttttttaaagcagtttttttgtaaaaactggaaaaaaaaataatttcattttttcagcttttagtaaaaaaaaattcagtttttttcagtttttacaaaaaaaaattgctttagaaaattgattttcagcttctacttttttcagtttttacaaaaacattattttagaaaatatttttcagttttttctaaagcaggttttttgtaaaaactgaaaaaaaatattttcgtttttttcagtttttagtaaaaaaaaaatatttttcggttATGGATAATGGGTCTTTAttattaattaggagatatttaaaattgaccaacaggacgatgacacgtgtccctccgtttaaatgaggggtatatttgaacccaaagtatgactgcaggggtatagataacccaatagtataacgaagggtaTTCTTAAACCATTCAAAAGTAGGAGGGTATATTTGGCCATTTGCCGTATTTAATATTGGGTAAGGGTAGATTTACATGCTTTTTAATCTTTTGAGTTGA
It encodes the following:
- the LOC107808712 gene encoding nicotianamine synthase, with product MVCPNSNPVVQQVCELYEQISRLENLSPSKDVNILFTKLVHTCMPPNPIDVSKLCQKIQEIRSHLIKLCGEAEGLLESHYSKILGSFENPLHHLDIFPYFDNYIKLSLLEFNILTKNTTKPPNKIAFIGSGPLPLTSLVLATKHLTTTYFHNYDISSEANSLASRLVASDPDLSDRMTFHTTDVMDVTCALKDYDVVFLAALVGMDKEEKVKFVDHLAKYMAPGATLMLRSAHDARAFLYPVLDPRDLRGFEVLSVYHPTDEVINSVVIARKLPLPCVQPLDGLGSYVLPSKCACAEIHAFNPLNKINLIEEFALEE